The following coding sequences lie in one Fusobacterium simiae genomic window:
- a CDS encoding UvrD-helicase domain-containing protein encodes MNKIKNLVLKASAGTGKTYRLSLEYIIALCKKGDIEPIDYKNILVMTFTRKATAEIKEGILKKFSEFMEIYSITKNSSLSVIDTISNSKLLDDKKKSNYLNLIESLNKIEPNLVVDNNLLEYLSKVHKEIIRNKEKLKIYTIDAFFNIIFKNIVTNLMKIKSYTMLDEDDNSIYYKKVLENIFNNDRLFNDFKNFFTENSEKNIDNYITIIQRLISSRWKYILSLNDNPSPVKKEKFNISKSSTEILKEIFSYIENDCKKDLDDVLKSDYKKYIGKTEETQKEFLFKDFRLLFQKETKKNIYDGRRLGKNIVAKEFINLKQEELKEILSQEIFNEVLIPYEEKIFELSSEIYNLYDSFKIKDKKFTFSDIAIYTYMAIFNKNNGLKDESGLTDIFFETLDMNIEAIFIDEFQDTSILQWKILYEFTKKAKSVICVGDEKQSIYGWRDGEKRLFENLETILDAKEDSLDKSYRSDKNIVSYCNQLFSAIGKMENWEFPTSEVNSKNDGYVKAICVKDLQDEIEDEDLKKEININSVLLKELKKFESYDNMAIIARTNAELSEIASLLEDEKIPYILNNEKDISEYSGIFECFELLKYLVYENELALFNLISSPLSNFGTDEIEILLKNKKELFSYIDFSQDNDFINSLPNKKIINFLEKIVFLKKNYKNFSVQDLIFEIIKKFQFIDYFNKDNEVKNIYDFYLLTNYYSSVLELLNDYEENKLSLSDTNSEKKGIELVTIHKSKGLEFRTTFVIKKDKAKKNKDEIDFLFEMNDDYDETVFSLFCKKGYRHILESCFKDKIENYNKKIKEEEINNFYVALTRPKNNLIVIYEDKLFEKKLLSEFTSEELKEMKLEEGTLQNQVINNFFNCELGELSLNEKNSNNEDTMGKNFEENLYNSHSYFSSLIYETEDEIENIEINDSKFLLETEEKRMIGILVHYFFENLKYGTDEEVEFSKTLCYKKYLSYFGEKKLNKIFSKENIEMFLNKDKEIFSKKWTHIYSEYVLYDYEEKKEYRIDRLMIKDNGNGTGEVYVVDFKTGGKNESQLKTYKSVLLKNFEELQNYKIKTKFLEFDI; translated from the coding sequence ATGAATAAAATAAAAAATTTAGTCCTAAAAGCCAGTGCAGGAACAGGTAAAACTTATAGACTTTCACTTGAATATATAATTGCACTGTGTAAAAAAGGAGATATAGAGCCAATAGATTATAAAAATATTTTGGTTATGACTTTTACAAGAAAGGCAACTGCTGAAATAAAGGAGGGGATATTAAAAAAATTCTCTGAATTTATGGAAATATACAGTATAACTAAAAATTCGTCACTTTCTGTTATAGATACTATTTCTAATAGTAAACTGTTAGATGATAAAAAGAAAAGTAATTACCTTAATCTTATTGAAAGCCTTAATAAAATTGAGCCAAATTTAGTTGTGGATAATAACTTATTAGAATATCTTTCAAAAGTTCACAAAGAAATTATTAGAAACAAAGAAAAACTAAAAATCTATACAATAGATGCTTTTTTCAATATTATCTTTAAAAATATAGTTACAAATTTAATGAAAATAAAATCATATACTATGCTAGATGAAGATGACAATTCTATTTATTATAAAAAAGTCTTAGAAAATATTTTTAATAATGATAGACTATTTAATGACTTTAAAAATTTCTTTACCGAAAATTCTGAGAAAAATATAGATAACTATATCACTATTATTCAAAGATTAATTTCTTCAAGGTGGAAGTATATTTTATCTTTAAATGATAATCCTAGTCCTGTAAAAAAAGAAAAATTTAATATTAGTAAATCAAGTACAGAAATTTTAAAAGAAATTTTTTCATATATTGAAAATGACTGTAAAAAAGATTTAGATGATGTTTTGAAAAGTGATTATAAAAAATATATAGGAAAAACTGAGGAAACTCAAAAAGAATTTTTATTTAAAGATTTTAGACTTCTTTTTCAAAAGGAAACAAAAAAGAATATTTATGATGGGCGTAGACTAGGTAAAAATATTGTTGCAAAAGAATTTATAAATTTAAAACAAGAGGAATTAAAAGAAATTTTATCACAAGAGATATTTAATGAAGTTTTAATTCCTTATGAAGAAAAAATATTTGAGTTAAGTTCAGAAATCTACAACCTTTATGATAGCTTTAAAATAAAAGATAAAAAATTTACTTTTAGTGATATTGCAATCTACACTTATATGGCTATTTTTAATAAGAATAATGGATTAAAAGATGAAAGCGGACTTACAGATATATTCTTTGAAACTTTGGATATGAATATTGAAGCTATTTTTATAGATGAATTTCAAGATACAAGTATATTACAGTGGAAAATTTTATATGAATTTACTAAAAAAGCTAAGTCTGTAATCTGTGTTGGAGATGAAAAGCAAAGTATCTATGGTTGGAGAGATGGAGAAAAAAGATTATTTGAAAATCTTGAAACTATTTTAGATGCTAAGGAAGATAGCTTAGATAAATCATATAGAAGCGATAAAAATATTGTTTCTTATTGTAACCAACTTTTCAGTGCTATTGGTAAAATGGAAAATTGGGAATTTCCTACAAGTGAAGTAAATTCCAAGAATGATGGCTATGTAAAAGCTATCTGTGTAAAAGATTTACAAGATGAAATTGAAGATGAGGATTTAAAAAAAGAAATCAATATCAATAGTGTTCTATTAAAAGAATTGAAAAAATTTGAATCTTATGATAATATGGCAATAATAGCGAGAACTAATGCTGAACTTTCAGAAATTGCTAGTCTTTTAGAAGATGAAAAAATACCTTATATTTTAAATAATGAAAAAGATATTTCAGAATATTCAGGAATTTTTGAATGTTTTGAATTATTGAAATATCTAGTCTATGAAAATGAATTAGCACTATTTAATTTAATTTCTTCACCTCTAAGTAATTTTGGAACAGATGAGATAGAGATTTTATTAAAAAATAAAAAAGAACTTTTTTCATATATAGATTTTTCACAGGACAATGATTTTATAAATTCTCTACCAAATAAAAAAATTATAAACTTTTTAGAAAAAATTGTATTTTTGAAAAAGAATTATAAAAATTTCTCTGTTCAAGATTTAATTTTTGAAATTATTAAAAAATTCCAATTTATAGATTATTTTAATAAGGATAATGAAGTAAAAAATATTTATGATTTTTATTTATTGACAAATTATTATTCTTCAGTTTTAGAGTTATTAAATGACTATGAAGAAAATAAATTAAGTCTTTCAGATACAAACTCTGAAAAAAAGGGAATTGAGTTAGTAACTATACATAAATCAAAAGGTTTAGAATTTAGAACTACTTTTGTTATAAAGAAAGATAAAGCTAAAAAGAATAAAGATGAAATAGATTTTTTATTTGAAATGAATGATGATTATGATGAAACTGTATTTTCATTGTTCTGTAAAAAAGGATATAGACATATTTTAGAAAGTTGTTTTAAAGATAAAATAGAAAACTATAATAAAAAAATAAAAGAAGAAGAAATTAATAATTTTTATGTTGCTTTAACAAGACCTAAAAATAATCTTATAGTAATATATGAAGATAAACTTTTTGAAAAAAAATTATTATCTGAATTTACATCAGAAGAATTAAAGGAAATGAAGTTAGAAGAAGGTACTTTACAAAATCAAGTTATTAATAACTTTTTTAATTGCGAATTAGGAGAACTTTCTTTAAATGAAAAAAATTCTAATAATGAGGATACAATGGGAAAAAACTTTGAAGAAAATTTATATAATTCACATTCTTATTTTTCATCTTTAATTTATGAAACTGAAGATGAAATTGAAAATATTGAAATTAATGATAGTAAGTTTTTGCTTGAAACAGAAGAAAAAAGAATGATAGGTATTTTAGTCCACTATTTCTTTGAAAATTTAAAATATGGAACTGATGAGGAAGTAGAATTTTCTAAGACTTTATGTTATAAAAAATATCTTTCATATTTTGGAGAAAAGAAATTAAATAAAATTTTCTCAAAAGAAAATATTGAAATGTTTCTAAATAAAGATAAGGAAATTTTTTCTAAAAAGTGGACACATATTTATTCTGAATATGTTCTATATGATTATGAGGAAAAGAAAGAATATAGAATAGATAGACTTATGATAAAAGATAATGGTAATGGAACAGGAGAGGTATATGTAGTTGATTTTAAAACTGGTGGTAAAAATGAAAGTCAACTAAAAACTTATAAATCAGTATTATTAAAAAATTTTGAAGAATTACAAAATTATAAAATTAAAACTAAATTTTTAGAATTTGATATCTAA
- a CDS encoding dicarboxylate/amino acid:cation symporter, whose amino-acid sequence MEKEKKGDTLIIKLVLGVIVGIIIGLISNEQVITVILPIKFFLGELIFFVVPFIIIGFIAPAITQLKSNASKMLLTMLGLSYLSSIGAAFFSATMGYILIPKLNIVSSVEGLKELPEILFKVQIPPAISVMGALVLALLLGLAVVWTNSKRTEELLNEFNNIMLMIVNKIIIPILPIFIATTFATLAYEGSITKQLPVFLKVILIVLIGHYIWLTILYTIGGIVSGKNPWKLLKHYGPAYMTAVGTMSSAATLPVSLKCVRKSGVLDEEITNFAIPLGATTHLCGSVLTETFFVMVVSKILYGDVPAVGTMILFIILLGIFAVGAPGVPGGTVLASLGLIISVLGFDETGTALMITIFALQDSFGTACNITGDGALALILNGIFKKKQTN is encoded by the coding sequence ATGGAAAAAGAAAAAAAAGGTGATACTCTGATAATTAAGTTAGTTCTTGGAGTAATAGTTGGGATAATAATAGGACTAATTTCAAATGAACAAGTAATTACCGTAATTTTACCAATTAAGTTTTTTTTAGGAGAATTAATATTCTTTGTGGTACCATTTATTATAATTGGATTTATTGCACCTGCAATAACTCAATTAAAATCAAATGCAAGTAAAATGTTATTGACTATGTTAGGTTTATCTTATTTATCATCTATTGGAGCAGCATTTTTTTCTGCAACTATGGGATATATATTGATACCAAAATTAAATATTGTTTCTAGTGTTGAAGGTTTAAAAGAATTGCCAGAAATTTTATTTAAGGTTCAAATTCCACCTGCAATTTCAGTAATGGGAGCTTTAGTATTGGCTTTACTTTTGGGGCTTGCTGTTGTATGGACTAATTCAAAAAGAACAGAGGAATTATTAAATGAATTCAATAATATCATGCTAATGATAGTAAATAAAATAATAATTCCTATATTACCTATATTTATAGCAACAACATTTGCAACACTTGCTTATGAAGGAAGTATTACTAAGCAATTACCAGTATTCTTAAAAGTAATCCTAATTGTTTTAATAGGACATTATATTTGGCTTACAATTTTATATACTATTGGTGGTATTGTTTCTGGAAAAAATCCTTGGAAATTATTAAAACATTATGGTCCTGCATATATGACAGCTGTTGGAACAATGTCATCAGCTGCAACTTTACCAGTTAGTTTAAAATGTGTAAGAAAGTCAGGAGTGCTAGATGAAGAAATAACTAACTTTGCTATTCCATTAGGAGCTACAACTCACCTATGTGGTTCAGTTTTAACAGAAACATTTTTTGTTATGGTAGTTTCTAAAATTTTATATGGAGATGTTCCTGCTGTTGGAACAATGATATTATTTATTATTTTATTAGGAATATTTGCTGTTGGAGCACCAGGAGTACCTGGAGGAACTGTTCTTGCATCATTAGGATTAATTATTTCTGTTTTAGGTTTTGATGAAACTGGAACTGCTTTAATGATAACAATATTTGCATTACAAGATAGCTTTGGAACTGCTTGTAATATTACAGGTGACGGAGCTTTGGCACTTATTTTAAATGGAATATTTAAAAAGAAACAAACAAATTAA
- a CDS encoding L-cysteine desulfidase family protein, whose translation METKIEKVLKILEEEIVAAEGCTEPIALSYAAAKARRILGSVPNKVDVFLSGNIIKNVKSVTIPNSEGMIGIEPAIAMGMIAGNDEKELMVISDVTHEQVKKVKEFLDKKIIKTHVYPGDIKLYIRLEISNGEDNVLLEIKHTHTNVTRILKNNKVLLSQICNDGDFNSSLTDRRVLTVKYIYDLAKTIDIGLIRPIFQKVITYNSAIAEEGLKGKYGVNIGKMILDNIERGFYGDDIRNKAASYASAGSDARMSGCGLPVMTTSGSGNQGMTASLPIIKFASEKNLSEEELIRGLFVSHLTTIHVKTNVGRLSAYCGAICAASGVAAALTFLHGGSYEMVCDAVTNILGNLSGVICDGAKASCAMKISSGIYSAFDATMLALHKDVLKSGDGIVGVDIEETIRNVGELAQCGMKGTDETILGIMTK comes from the coding sequence ATGGAAACAAAAATAGAAAAAGTTCTTAAAATTCTCGAAGAAGAAATTGTAGCAGCTGAAGGATGTACAGAGCCAATAGCTCTGTCATATGCAGCAGCAAAAGCAAGAAGAATATTAGGCTCTGTTCCCAATAAAGTTGATGTATTTTTATCAGGTAATATTATAAAGAATGTAAAAAGTGTTACTATTCCAAATAGTGAGGGAATGATTGGAATAGAGCCTGCTATTGCAATGGGTATGATAGCTGGAAATGATGAAAAAGAGCTTATGGTTATAAGTGATGTTACACATGAACAAGTAAAAAAAGTTAAAGAGTTTTTAGATAAAAAAATTATAAAAACTCATGTTTATCCAGGAGATATAAAATTATATATAAGACTAGAAATTTCAAATGGAGAAGATAATGTTCTTTTGGAAATAAAACATACTCATACTAATGTGACTAGAATTTTAAAAAATAATAAAGTTCTACTTAGCCAAATTTGTAATGATGGTGATTTTAATTCATCACTTACTGATAGAAGAGTTTTAACTGTAAAATATATTTATGATTTAGCTAAAACAATAGATATTGGTTTAATAAGACCAATTTTCCAAAAAGTAATTACTTATAATTCTGCAATAGCAGAAGAAGGTTTAAAAGGGAAATATGGAGTAAATATTGGGAAAATGATACTTGATAATATTGAAAGAGGTTTCTATGGAGATGATATAAGAAATAAAGCTGCTAGTTATGCTAGTGCTGGTAGTGATGCTAGAATGAGTGGCTGTGGTTTACCTGTTATGACAACAAGTGGAAGTGGAAATCAAGGGATGACAGCTTCTTTACCAATAATAAAATTTGCTTCTGAAAAAAATCTTTCAGAAGAAGAATTAATAAGAGGTTTATTTGTTTCACACCTTACAACTATTCATGTAAAAACAAATGTTGGTAGACTTTCTGCTTATTGTGGAGCTATTTGTGCGGCTTCTGGTGTTGCAGCAGCTCTTACATTTTTACATGGAGGAAGTTATGAAATGGTTTGTGATGCTGTAACAAATATTTTAGGTAATCTTTCAGGAGTTATTTGTGATGGAGCTAAGGCTTCTTGTGCTATGAAAATATCTTCTGGAATTTATTCTGCTTTTGATGCAACTATGCTTGCTTTACATAAAGACGTTTTAAAATCTGGTGATGGTATAGTTGGTGTAGATATAGAAGAAACTATAAGAAATGTTGGAGAACTTGCTCAATGTGGAATGAAAGGTACTGATGAAACTATATTAGGAATTATGACTAAATAG
- a CDS encoding MATE family efflux transporter, whose amino-acid sequence MNVKEFLFEDKDLIKRIFKIAIPSLFDLLAQTLISTSDMIMVSSIGASAISSVGVGSAAFNAIIPALIAVAIGTTAILSRAYGAKNKEEGQKALMQSYFIAIPIGIFLMILFFFFAESIIKIVGNAKDLNLKDAIIYQKTTSIGFLFLSITITTFYAFRALGKNKIPMIGNTMALIINIIFNYIFIFILKWGVFGAALATSIARCSVAIMCIYLIFINKKQWISLNVKKMKFDYLTAKRIIKVGIPAAIEQLALRFGMLIFEIMVISLGNLNYAAHKIALTAESFSFNLGFAVSLAATALVGQELGRNSPKNASKNGYICTIIGILIMSSMGLLFFIAPNLLISLFTDEPQVVSLSTMALRLVSICQPFLAISMILSGALRGAGDTKSVLLITFFGIFLIRIPTTYIFLNIFNMGLAGAWIVMTIDLIFRSSLCFYVFKRGKWKYLKV is encoded by the coding sequence ATGAATGTAAAGGAGTTTTTATTTGAGGATAAAGATCTCATTAAAAGAATTTTTAAAATAGCAATTCCTTCTCTTTTTGATTTACTTGCACAGACATTAATTTCAACTTCTGATATGATAATGGTATCAAGTATAGGAGCTTCTGCAATAAGTTCTGTTGGAGTTGGAAGTGCTGCATTCAATGCAATTATTCCTGCACTAATTGCTGTTGCAATAGGAACAACTGCTATTTTAAGTAGAGCTTATGGAGCTAAAAATAAAGAAGAAGGGCAAAAAGCCTTAATGCAAAGTTATTTTATAGCTATTCCCATTGGAATTTTTTTAATGATATTATTTTTCTTTTTTGCAGAATCTATTATAAAAATTGTAGGAAATGCAAAAGATTTAAATTTAAAGGATGCTATCATTTATCAAAAAACAACATCTATAGGTTTTTTGTTTCTATCTATTACTATAACTACTTTTTATGCCTTTAGAGCTTTAGGTAAAAATAAAATTCCAATGATAGGAAATACTATGGCACTTATTATAAATATAATTTTTAATTATATTTTTATATTTATTTTAAAATGGGGAGTATTTGGGGCTGCACTTGCCACATCAATAGCTAGATGTTCGGTAGCAATTATGTGTATTTATTTGATTTTTATTAACAAAAAACAGTGGATTTCACTTAATGTAAAGAAAATGAAATTTGATTATCTTACAGCTAAAAGAATTATTAAAGTTGGGATACCTGCTGCTATTGAGCAATTAGCTTTAAGATTTGGTATGCTTATTTTTGAAATAATGGTTATATCATTAGGAAATTTAAATTATGCTGCACATAAAATTGCCCTTACAGCAGAATCTTTTTCATTCAATTTAGGTTTTGCAGTTTCTCTTGCTGCAACAGCTTTGGTAGGACAGGAATTAGGTAGAAACTCTCCTAAAAATGCTTCAAAAAATGGTTATATTTGTACTATAATTGGGATTCTAATTATGTCATCTATGGGACTTTTATTTTTTATAGCACCAAATTTATTGATTTCATTATTTACTGATGAGCCACAAGTTGTTTCTTTATCAACAATGGCACTTAGACTTGTTTCTATATGTCAACCTTTCTTAGCAATTTCAATGATATTATCTGGTGCTTTGAGAGGAGCAGGAGATACAAAATCTGTGCTTTTAATAACATTCTTTGGAATATTTTTAATAAGAATACCGACAACTTATATCTTTTTAAATATTTTTAATATGGGACTTGCTGGTGCTTGGATAGTAATGACAATAGATTTAATTTTTAGAAGTTCATTATGTTTTTATGTATTCAAAAGAGGAAAATGGAAATATTTAAAAGTTTAG
- a CDS encoding PD-(D/E)XK nuclease family protein, with amino-acid sequence MNKLIFNYLTYNNQNQNELYSKIDKILNGDNSNDVLVVVESGMAQKHYFAYVNRGKLLVKNNIISFEDFLDKIFISNKKVLRDIKRFFLFYSCLNDDIKKKLNISNYFECIEIADDFFEFFSYIKNKDMLKFLNLSKWQKEKFEIFFEIKEEMNKFLDKNSYIPADWLYTLENLDLTFIKKYKKIIFYDVVDFPHNFLEIINNIQSICDVEIILQMGNKDFDMENLKLNKVTLPDKEINVKLSKYTNDLELHTMIITNQYDGYFSTDLNKEDKYSIFTKSNKFYLNDTKFYQVIETYLNLLNGVDYRNKKYIDIFLVKENIFKNAFMSFYGLDIEDYRYFENIISNDYRYISLELLNDEYLYYLKDNENLKIKLKLIFETLNEIEKIKDINSLNNFLCNKFFSSKTDIDFFMEDKFDTLYDKIYEILGLLNSNENIEFFKNLNNFFKSNLGKNIFTLFFNYLNRIVIYSIQKNKNKENDLKDLNLIKYSIRNMDNPAIIYADSQTLPKIKANNNLFTEQQKIKLGLQTNEDEFLIQKYRFFQNLLSLNKIDIYSMVDSDNNIDFSAFIYEFINKYSALENNTNNLKEFFKAIYLKEKTDNFKKDETFFRAYSKKKTDFKDNQLKIGAYDYMELKKNETFFFLDKICGIESSDEMIADIGISAKILGIILHKTLEKIFKENWKNILKSSENLLISKEVIEEHLKTNIWKEELKIESFMTNYIKEVIIPRFVSNIEKFFKVLYEELKDKKILRIEAEKGAKIENKAYFKYDEIEVLLNGRADLLIETDKARYIIDFKTGSYKDAQLIFYAIMFYGSDNSLPIYSTAYNFWDEQEAKNFKFEKHLIDDLAEKDSQFKELLTEFFKSNYYVLPKKSALKESAYDFNEYYRYKNIIPLEKMTGDEDE; translated from the coding sequence ATGAATAAATTAATTTTTAATTATTTAACTTATAATAATCAAAACCAAAATGAATTATATTCTAAAATAGATAAAATCTTAAATGGAGATAATTCTAATGATGTCCTTGTTGTTGTAGAAAGTGGAATGGCACAAAAACATTATTTTGCTTATGTAAATAGAGGAAAATTATTGGTAAAAAATAATATTATTTCTTTTGAAGATTTTTTAGATAAAATTTTTATCTCAAATAAAAAAGTTTTAAGAGATATTAAAAGATTTTTTCTATTTTATTCTTGTTTAAATGATGACATTAAAAAGAAATTGAATATCAGTAATTATTTTGAATGTATAGAAATTGCAGATGATTTTTTTGAATTTTTTTCCTATATAAAAAATAAAGATATGTTAAAATTTTTAAATTTATCTAAATGGCAGAAAGAAAAATTTGAAATATTTTTTGAAATAAAAGAAGAAATGAATAAATTTTTAGATAAAAATTCATATATTCCAGCAGATTGGCTATATACTTTGGAAAATTTAGATTTAACTTTTATAAAAAAATATAAAAAGATAATTTTTTATGATGTAGTTGATTTTCCACATAATTTTTTAGAAATAATAAACAATATACAATCTATTTGTGATGTAGAGATTATTTTACAAATGGGAAATAAAGACTTTGATATGGAAAATTTGAAATTGAATAAAGTCACACTTCCTGATAAAGAGATAAATGTAAAGCTATCAAAATATACAAATGATTTAGAGCTACATACAATGATTATTACTAATCAATATGATGGCTATTTTTCAACTGACTTAAATAAGGAAGATAAGTATTCAATATTTACAAAGTCCAATAAATTTTATTTGAATGACACAAAATTCTATCAAGTTATTGAAACTTATTTAAATCTTTTAAATGGAGTAGATTATAGAAATAAAAAATATATAGATATTTTTCTTGTTAAAGAAAATATTTTTAAAAATGCTTTTATGAGTTTCTATGGCTTAGATATAGAAGATTATAGATATTTTGAAAATATAATTTCTAATGATTATAGATATATTTCTTTGGAACTTCTAAATGATGAGTATTTATATTACTTAAAAGATAATGAAAATTTAAAAATTAAATTAAAATTGATATTTGAAACTTTAAATGAAATAGAAAAAATAAAAGATATAAATAGTCTAAACAATTTTTTATGTAATAAATTTTTTAGTTCAAAAACTGATATAGATTTTTTTATGGAAGATAAGTTTGATACTTTGTATGATAAAATCTATGAAATTTTAGGACTTTTAAATTCTAATGAAAATATTGAATTCTTTAAAAATTTAAATAATTTTTTTAAATCAAATCTAGGAAAGAATATTTTCACTCTATTTTTTAATTATCTAAATAGAATAGTAATATATTCTATACAAAAGAATAAAAATAAGGAAAATGACCTTAAAGACTTAAACTTAATAAAATATTCTATTAGAAATATGGATAATCCTGCTATTATCTATGCAGATAGCCAAACTCTGCCAAAAATAAAGGCTAATAATAATTTATTTACAGAGCAACAAAAGATAAAGTTAGGTTTACAAACCAATGAAGATGAATTCTTAATTCAAAAATATAGATTTTTTCAAAATTTATTATCTTTAAATAAGATAGATATTTATTCTATGGTGGATAGTGACAATAATATAGACTTTTCTGCCTTTATCTATGAATTTATAAATAAATATTCTGCTTTGGAAAATAATACAAATAATTTAAAAGAATTTTTTAAAGCAATATATTTGAAAGAAAAAACTGATAATTTTAAGAAAGATGAAACTTTTTTTAGAGCCTACTCAAAGAAAAAAACAGATTTTAAAGATAATCAGTTAAAAATAGGAGCTTATGACTATATGGAACTTAAAAAGAATGAAACCTTTTTCTTTTTAGATAAAATTTGTGGAATAGAAAGTTCAGATGAAATGATAGCAGATATTGGGATATCAGCAAAGATTTTAGGAATTATCCTACATAAAACTTTGGAAAAAATATTTAAAGAAAATTGGAAAAATATTTTAAAATCTTCTGAAAATTTATTGATTTCAAAAGAAGTAATAGAAGAACATTTAAAAACAAATATTTGGAAAGAAGAATTAAAAATTGAAAGTTTTATGACAAACTATATTAAAGAAGTTATAATTCCAAGATTTGTATCCAATATAGAGAAATTTTTTAAAGTCCTATATGAAGAATTAAAAGATAAAAAAATATTGAGAATAGAGGCAGAAAAAGGTGCAAAAATTGAAAATAAAGCATACTTTAAATATGATGAAATAGAAGTCTTATTAAATGGTAGAGCTGACCTACTTATAGAAACTGACAAAGCAAGATATATTATAGATTTTAAAACTGGTAGCTATAAAGATGCACAGTTAATTTTTTATGCAATAATGTTTTATGGTTCAGATAACTCTCTGCCAATTTATAGCACTGCCTATAATTTTTGGGACGAACAAGAAGCAAAAAACTTTAAATTTGAAAAACATTTAATAGACGATTTAGCAGAAAAAGATAGTCAATTTAAAGAATTGCTTACAGAATTTTTTAAGAGTAATTATTATGTTTTACCTAAAAAATCTGCACTAAAAGAAAGTGCTTATGATTTTAATGAATATTATAGATATAAAAATATAATCCCATTGGAGAAAATGACAGGTGATGAAGATGAATAA
- a CDS encoding pyridoxal phosphate-dependent aminotransferase — translation MRISDRVKNMKYSAVRKLVPLATEAEKKGIKVYRLNIGQPNIETPKLFFEGLKNIPDHIIRYADSRGISELLEQVIEVYARDGYILKKEDIIVAQGGSEALTFAMLAICNPDDEVLIPEPFYSNYRSFIDIADAKIVPIPTDINNDFALPKKEEIEKLITPKTKAILYSNPCNPTGKVYTKEEVKLLADLAIENDLFVIADEPYREFIYDDNDRHYSLLDIEEVKENAVIIDSVSKHYSACGARVGFLISKNNDFMSYIMKFCQARLAAPTVEQYAVANLMKAPKKYFKEIKEIYKKRRDIIVNSLNKIKGVTCSAPKGAIYAFAKLPVESSEDFCKWLLTDFVYDNSTVMLAPGEGFYETEGLGKQEVRFSFCVGENDIEKAMKVLEEALKVYKK, via the coding sequence ATGAGAATTTCAGATAGAGTGAAAAATATGAAATATTCAGCTGTTAGAAAATTAGTTCCTTTAGCTACTGAGGCAGAAAAAAAAGGAATAAAAGTTTATAGATTAAATATAGGTCAACCTAATATAGAAACACCCAAATTATTTTTTGAAGGTTTAAAAAATATACCTGATCACATCATAAGATATGCAGATTCAAGAGGAATATCTGAATTATTAGAACAAGTCATTGAAGTTTATGCAAGAGATGGATATATCTTAAAAAAAGAAGATATAATTGTAGCTCAAGGAGGAAGTGAAGCTTTGACTTTTGCAATGCTTGCTATTTGTAATCCAGATGATGAGGTTTTAATTCCAGAACCTTTTTATTCAAATTATAGAAGTTTTATAGATATTGCAGATGCAAAAATTGTTCCTATACCAACAGATATAAACAATGATTTTGCTTTACCTAAAAAGGAAGAAATAGAGAAATTAATAACACCTAAAACTAAGGCAATTTTGTACTCTAACCCTTGTAACCCAACTGGAAAGGTTTATACAAAGGAAGAAGTTAAACTATTGGCAGATTTAGCAATAGAAAATGATTTATTTGTTATTGCTGATGAGCCATATAGAGAATTTATATATGATGATAATGACAGGCATTATTCTTTATTGGATATAGAAGAAGTTAAAGAAAATGCTGTTATTATTGACAGTGTTTCTAAACATTATAGTGCTTGTGGGGCAAGAGTTGGTTTCTTAATTTCAAAAAATAATGATTTTATGTCATATATAATGAAATTTTGTCAGGCAAGGCTTGCTGCACCAACAGTTGAGCAATATGCAGTGGCAAATTTAATGAAAGCTCCTAAGAAATATTTTAAAGAAATTAAAGAAATCTATAAAAAAAGAAGAGACATAATAGTGAATTCTTTAAACAAAATAAAGGGTGTAACTTGTTCTGCACCAAAAGGAGCAATCTATGCTTTTGCTAAACTTCCTGTGGAAAGTTCAGAAGATTTTTGTAAATGGCTTTTAACTGATTTTGTATATGATAACTCAACAGTTATGCTTGCACCAGGAGAAGGTTTTTATGAAACAGAAGGTTTAGGTAAACAAGAAGTTAGATTTTCTTTTTGTGTTGGAGAAAATGATATAGAAAAAGCAATGAAAGTACTTGAAGAAGCATTAAAAGTTTATAAAAAGTAA